The genome window GATATTGGGATTTACATGAAGTCCAAATATATATTTTACATTTGGGTTTTCCAGACATCCATCCTCTATCATAAGTTGAGCGCCACCAATAGTTTCTTCAGCAGGTTGAAAAAAGAATTTTACATTTACATTTAAGTAATCCTTTAATTTAAATAGTATATTACAAGCACCAAGTAAAATAGCAGTGTGTGCATCATGACCACATGCATGCATTTTACCAAGATTAATAGATTTGTAAGAAGAATTAAGTTCTTCTGTTATAGGCAAGGCGTCTATATCAGCTCTTATAGCAACTGTTTCAAAGTTTGGATTCACGTTAATGTATGCAGTTATCCCTGTATGATTCTTATATTCAATATAATTTATACCTATTTCATTTAAGTATTTAATAATTTTTTTCTTAGTTTGAAATTCTTCTAATCCAAGTTCTGGAGTCTTATGTAAATCTCTTCTTATATTTATAACCCAATCATTTATCTCATGACAAAGAGTTCTTATATTAAGCATAAAACACATCCTAACTATATTAAAAATTTATTTTTCTTCATTAATTATATTATTTTATGTAAATCATTATTATGTATCAAGTACAAATAAAATATCTTATAATTATATTAGAGATATTTAGTATTGAGAAGAATATATCATTTTAGAAGAAGAGGTGTTTAAATGTTAGGAATAATTGCGCCATCTGGGCCATTAAGAAATACAAGTTTGGAGGAAATAAAGTTTAATTTAGAAAGTTATGGTTATGAAGTTAAGTTTTCTGAAAGTTGTAGTTTAAATTATAAAGGTTATTTAGCTGGTAATGATGATATTAGAGCAAGGGATATAGAAGATATGTTTTTAGATAAAGATGTAGATATGATTATGTGTTTAAGAGGAGGTTATGGAACAACAAGAATATTAGATAAAATAAATTATGATATAATAAAGCAAAATCCAAAATCATTTATAGGTTTTTCTGATATAACAGGTTTAAATTTAGCTTTCTATAAAAATTGTGGCATTTTACCATATCATGGAATAATGGCAGCAAATGTAGGTAAATGGGATGAATTTACCTATAAATCATTGGTAAATGCCTTAGAATTTAAAGATTACTTATATTTAGAAAATCCAAAAGAAGAAAAGATTTATACTGTATGTGAAGGTAAAGCAGAGGGAATAATAATGGGAGGAAATTTATCCTTAATAATTGCCACAATGGGAACAAAGTATGAAATAGATGCAAAAGATAAAATTCTGTTTATTGAGGAAATTGGAGAATCTCAATATAAACTGGATAGAATGTTAACACAACTATATTCTTCAGGAAAACTTGAGGAATGTAATGGTATAATTTTTGGAGATTTTAAAGATTGCATAGAAGAAAATGACTTAATAGAACTACTAATGGAATTTGCAAAGAAGGTCAATAAACCTTCTATATATAATCTTCAATCGGGACATTGTATCCCAATGATAACTATTCCTTTGGGTAGAATGTGCGAATTAGATGCTACAGAAAAAATCGTTAAATTAAAAAAATAGTGTGTATATAAATATAATAGAAATATGGTATAATCTTATACAAGTAAAAATTTAGCTAGGAGGATGAAAAATGTCTGATGATAGAATAATAGACTTTAACGAACTAAAGAACAAAGTTAAAGATTCTGATGTAGATAAATTTGAGCAATACATATATAACTTATATTTTTCTGTTATGGATGGAAAGATGTCTATGGCTGAGTTTTCAAGAAAAATATTTGATTATATGAGAGATAACAACATATCTCAAGAAAAATTTATGAAAATACAAAAGCAATTTATGGAGAGATATGGTATGGACACTGAAGAAGTAGAAAAACAACTTAGAAACTTTGGAATCGACCCTTCTGCAGCAGGTTTTATGAGTAATAATACTTCCAGCAAAGTATCTACAGAAGATTTAGAGTCATTTAAGAAGAGTGCAGGATTTTATGAGAAATATGGTGAAAAAATTCAGCCAAAGAGTTGCATAACAACATTCTTAAAAAATGATTTGAATGATATTAATGTAATAATAGACCAAGAAAAGATAATGCTTTGTAGTGATAAAAAAATAAATCTTATGGACTCAGAACTAAATGAGTTTTTATTAGAATATAAGAATATGTTTAATAAAAAAATAAAGGTAGTAATGTGTGAAACTACAAATAAGTATGACTATTAAAAAATATATTTAATTACTGAAGTAGTATCGATTAGTGGTATTACTTAAAAATAAAAATCGCAATTTATTTTTCCTTACAAAAACATGTAAAGAATATCTAAACTGCGATTTTTTATATTATAAAGATTAGTTATAATAAATAGTAGTTGTAAATTATAATATTTTAGTTAAAACTGTATTTTTCTATTAGACTTTTTATTAAAAATAGATTATTTGATAATTAGATTATATAGGATATAAAGTATTGGATTATTAATGAATCTCTTTTAATACGTTAATTCCATTTTGAATCATACTGTTAAAGAATACTAAGTTTAAAATATCCGCAGGATGAACATTAGGTATATCATAAGTATCTACTAAATTCATAGGTACAACTATATTTTTTTCAACATTGTGTTGATTAAAATAGGATTTTAGAGTTATTGCAAATTGATATATACATATGTCTGTGCAATCACCAACTATAATTATATTGTCTATATCATCAAAATCCAAATTTTCTAATGCAAAAAATCCATTAGTAGAATTTTTAGGAAGAATTTGTAGATTCTCTATTGATTTAAGCTCATCAACTAATTCACTTTCTACATCATTTTCCAAACAGTGAACAGGATAACTCAAAAGTTCTATAGACTTAGGAGTATGAGAATCAGTAAATGCTATTACTCTATTTAATTTATTTGATATTTTTTTTGTAAACATTTCGATTGGCTTTATTAAAGACTCTACTCTAGGAGAGTATAAAGCTCCTTGTCTTGCAAAACCATTATTAACATCAATTATAAACAAAGCAGTTTTATCCAAATCATAATTTTCTATTTTTTCTGTAGGTAGATTATTTAAATTACTTTTTAAAGCTTCAAGTTCATTTAATAAGTTATCCATAGTTATACCTCCAAGCTAAATTTAATAAAATTGTACATATTAATAATATAAAAGTCAAGGAGTACAAACTATTGTGTAGTTAGCTATATTGTTTGGATTGTAAAAAATTTGAAGCTATATCTGGATAGTTGGTAAAAATACCATCTACATTGAGCTTTAGACAGTGTAGTATATCATCCTCTTCATTTACAGTATATACATTAACATCAAGTAGGTTTTTGTGACAAAGTTCAATTAGAGATTCATTTACTAAAATTAGAGGTGGATGAAGATAACTATTACCTAGAAATTTAGCAAAATTAACTACATTGTTTATAGGTAAATAACACAATAATCCTGTTTTTACACTAGGGTCTAATTTATGAAAGTTTTTTAAACTATTGCTATTGAAACTAGATATAAGAACTCTATTTTTTACATTGTATTTTAAAATAAGTTCTAAAACATCTTTTTCTATATTAGGATAGTTTACTTTGTCAGTTTTTAGTTCTATATTCAAAACAAGGTCTGTAGGTAAGATTAAAGTTAATACTTCTTCTAGAGTTGGAATTTTACATTCTTTATTA of Clostridioides sp. ES-S-0054-01 contains these proteins:
- a CDS encoding DUF3867 domain-containing protein, giving the protein MSDDRIIDFNELKNKVKDSDVDKFEQYIYNLYFSVMDGKMSMAEFSRKIFDYMRDNNISQEKFMKIQKQFMERYGMDTEEVEKQLRNFGIDPSAAGFMSNNTSSKVSTEDLESFKKSAGFYEKYGEKIQPKSCITTFLKNDLNDINVIIDQEKIMLCSDKKINLMDSELNEFLLEYKNMFNKKIKVVMCETTNKYDY
- a CDS encoding LD-carboxypeptidase, encoding MLGIIAPSGPLRNTSLEEIKFNLESYGYEVKFSESCSLNYKGYLAGNDDIRARDIEDMFLDKDVDMIMCLRGGYGTTRILDKINYDIIKQNPKSFIGFSDITGLNLAFYKNCGILPYHGIMAANVGKWDEFTYKSLVNALEFKDYLYLENPKEEKIYTVCEGKAEGIIMGGNLSLIIATMGTKYEIDAKDKILFIEEIGESQYKLDRMLTQLYSSGKLEECNGIIFGDFKDCIEENDLIELLMEFAKKVNKPSIYNLQSGHCIPMITIPLGRMCELDATEKIVKLKK
- a CDS encoding glycerophosphodiester phosphodiesterase, which gives rise to MNIYAHRGFSGKYPENTILAFKKCLDMDIYGIELDVHRTKDGKIVVIHDEKIDRTFNGHGFVKDLTLRKLKTLNSSFEGYQDNKECKIPTLEEVLTLILPTDLVLNIELKTDKVNYPNIEKDVLELILKYNVKNRVLISSFNSNSLKNFHKLDPSVKTGLLCYLPINNVVNFAKFLGNSYLHPPLILVNESLIELCHKNLLDVNVYTVNEEDDILHCLKLNVDGIFTNYPDIASNFLQSKQYS
- a CDS encoding isochorismatase family protein; translation: MDNLLNELEALKSNLNNLPTEKIENYDLDKTALFIIDVNNGFARQGALYSPRVESLIKPIEMFTKKISNKLNRVIAFTDSHTPKSIELLSYPVHCLENDVESELVDELKSIENLQILPKNSTNGFFALENLDFDDIDNIIIVGDCTDICIYQFAITLKSYFNQHNVEKNIVVPMNLVDTYDIPNVHPADILNLVFFNSMIQNGINVLKEIH